The DNA window CTGGATTTAAGTTGAGTTTAAGTAGAGAAAATAGTTTCGGGGAACTCAAAAACACATTCAAGGGGTTTTGATGGTGTATTTACCTTGCTTgtgaactttaaatttttagggAAACATAAGTGAAGATATAGAAAGAGCGGGAAATTAGTTTATAGAAACTACTAGAATAAATAtctaatattaaaaatcatttagtcgattgaaaattcaaaattatctTTTATATAATGTGTATTGACCAAAAAACACATCGATTTTAAGCTTTGTAATATTAAGTTAATCCGTTTATGTATCTTTTGtccattttatatattttgttaaatatataagctacagaaactataaatatttttaagtatccTTCATTTTTAGATTCTTCTTCTTTGAACAATCTATAGTTGTTTTCAGTAGCCAGTTCCTGTCTTAGTCATGGTTTACTCACCCGCCTTTCATAGGGGTTCCCGGCACGCGTCGTTGCCAGGGCCCGAGAAGTGCGGAAGTCACTCCTTCTTCTTGAgcggaaattaaaaaattcgaCTCGAGGCAGATTAGGCGAGCCCACAACAGAAATCAGCTGATGCACCATAAATCTTCGACTTATTTTGGCCAAACTTTGGACTCCGCGCGTGTGCCGATTGGTGTGCTTAATTGATATGATAAGCGACTAAGCGACTGGGCCAAGTCGCCAAGTCGACCCTCCAGGGCGATATAAAAGACAATGTAAGGGGTCTGGCTACTCAGTAGCGAACTATAATCGGACTAGCAAAATGCCGACCAAGGCGGTTTTCCCCACCTTCTTCAACAAGGAGACGAAGATCTGGAGCGGCCCGCCGCGGCCCACGATGTATGCCCAGGACACCTCCATAGGCCAGATCGTCTTCAACTCGCTGCGCTGCTGGCCCACCAATGTGATTCAGGTAAACGACGGCGTAACCCCCGGATGACAGGGACTTCGGAGTCTGATGAGCTCGATTATATAAAAGTAGATCACCGACGACGACGGCACCGTCCTGACCAACGCCGACATGCTGGCCTACGCCACCCGGATCGCCCTGTTCTTCAAGAGCGAGGGCCTGACCCAGGACGACCGCGTCGGCATCATCGCCAACTCCAGCACCTTCGTCATCCCCGTGGCCACCGCCTGCTTCTTCCAGGCCACGCCCTTCCACGCCGTCAACTACTCGCGGGAGCCGGCCATCGTCAAGGGCCTCTTCGAGGTGACCAAGCCAAAGATCATGTTCATCGACGGCTCCGACTACGAGCGCATCAAGGAGATCACCCAGGGCTGGGCCCCCAAGCTGATCACGCTCACCGGCAAGGTGGAGGGCGTGCCGAGCATCGAGGACCTGGTAAAGCCCCATCCCGCCGAGAAGATCTACGTGTGAGTACTCCAGATTGGCTTATGTTTTATAAGACTTACAGTTATGGGAATAGGCATTTGGGATAGGATAGGATTTTGTAATAATATCTGCAATTATCAGGTTTTTTAACCAAATGAATGTTCAGTTAGAGTTTTTGCCAATAGTTGCccaaaagtaatttttaaattaattgacaATCTAGACAAGAATTGGAATTAACATCAGTTAGTATTCAgtaggtatttattattttttcaatgttaATTTAtcggcaaacattttttagccAATCTACTGTAAGAAATTTCtgattttttaaaccttttatGTTGTATCCGAAagatattttcttttcttacACTTCTTTCCTTATTTATACCATTTCTCAGATAACAagtattgaattatttataatttccatATTTAAGACTGGAGATTTAATGCAAGCTAAAAGATCAGatgattttgtttaatttttgttgaGTTTAATTAATAGTCTTTGTACCTTTTTAGACCCGCTTCCTTGGCCACTGGTGGCGACCAGATCGCCGTGGTCCTGTGCTCCTCCGGCACAGCCGGCCTGCCCAAGGCAGTGGCCCTCTCCCACCGCCACATTGCATCGACCAACTCGTGAGTTTGCAGCATAATCCGTTAGAGAAACCCCCCACTAAGCCATATCCCAACCCCACGCAGACTTTGCATCAGTACCGACGTGCTGTACACCAGTGCCACCATTGACTGGATGACCGGATTCTCGATTACCGTAATGAATCTCACCTGTGGCTTCACGCGCATCATTTCCAGCAAGCCCTTCAGCGCCGAGACAGCCCTCCACATGGTCACCAAGTACAAGGTCACCTGCCTGGCCATGGCCCCGTGGCAGGCCTACGAGCTCTACACCAGCCCCCTGGCCACTCCCGAGAAGCTGGCCTCCCTGAACATAGCCTTTGTGATCGGCGGATGGATATCCCTGGCCCTGCTTCGCAAGGCCCAGGAACTGATGCCCCGCACCTACGTGATGTTTTCCTACGGAACCACGGAGACGGGAGTGGTGACCATCAACGTCGATCACAGTCTGGAGTGCTCGGTGGGCAGGCTGGCGCCTGGCATGAGGATCAAGGTCCTGGGCGAGGATGGCCAGCAGCTGGGCCCGAACCAGACGGGCGAGGTGCTCATCGACATCGGGCTGAAGTGGGAGGGCTACCTGGCGAATCCCGCGGACACGGCCGCCACTCTCCAGGATGGCTGGATCAACCTGGGCGACCTGGGCTACTTCGACGAGGACAACAACCTGTACCTGGTGGACCGCAAGAAGGACCTGCTGAAGTACAAGTCCAAGCACTACTGGCCCAACGAGATCGAGCAGATCATCGCCGAGCTGCCGGAGGTGGAGCACGTGTGTGTGGTGGGCGTGCGGGATGCGCGGTACGGCGATGCCGCCGGAGCGCTGATCATCAAGAAGGAGGGCGCCGAGATCGAGGAGCAGAAGGTCATCGACCACGTGGCCCAGCGGGTGGTGGTGGACTACAAGCAGCTGAACGCCGGCGTCATCTTCGTGGACAAGTTCCCCAAGAACGCGAATGGAAAGGTCATGCGCAGCCTGGCGCGCGACGTCTTCCAGGAAACCAAGCCAATTAGCTTTtaatactattttaaaaatactttaaatttgcGTTACCTGTTATTGgtttaaaaaagataattaaactctaaacttttaattagattatgttttttaattttcaactaTTTGTTCCCCTTAGTTAAGATAGTTTGCCATTAATTTGCATTGATTTAAATCGTTTTCGTTGTTATATTGCTTTCAGTTgtttgattaatttaatttatttaaacttaaaatggTTGTTAGTTTATTAGACAGATTGCTTTATCCAATTTGTACAATTATCTAGAACTTAAATCGAATCTTTCATTGGAATCATATCCACATAGGCCTTCTTTTTATcttcttaattaaattaaactataaGAGATAAGATAGGACTCAAAGTAAGGGAAACTAAATACTTATCTTGAATAAGTCTGCATAGATACTGCCATTAATAGCCTTAGGACCGGACAATAATACTTATAAAATAGTAATAAGTCACAATTAAGATCTTAATTGAGGCAAATAAACTAGCCAATTAAACCGGCCAACGCACCAAAGTGTATTTAATGCAACGCCACATTTGAATAGCCATTCAACCACGTTTGAATGCAGCTCTCGACGTGGTTTTCCGGTTTCCAAAGTCCGAATAATGGCGAATTTCCGTGCGAAAAGGCCAATCCCTGGCCTGATCCCTTTTGGTATATGAACACCTTTTGTCACAGGCGCGGCAGCCATTTGCGCTTATGGAAATGcgaatgcaaatgaaaatgtcTGGCGGTCCGATTGCAATAATTTACCTTCCGGTCGATGGTGGCATTTGCGTTTCCGGTTGCGTTCGGCGCTATCGCCACCGCTGTTTCCGGCGCACGCGGCACAATCTGCTCGCTGGGATGACCGAACTAAGTTCAATGTAGCACGTCCTGTTTTGGTTGCACTTTGGGGTGGATTTCCTCAGCATTCCTAGATCGCCATCGTGGCCATCGTAAATTATTCAAGTTCTGAGTCGTAAATAGAGGCGCATAAACATAAGCACAACCGGCCTGCTCCTGCCactggccacgcccacaggACATCTTTTCAGCTACGGGATTCCGGGACTCGTCGCCTCCTCCATCTGCATGTCCGCAGCCATCGTCTCCGGATGCCACAAGCCCCTCGTGAATTCAGTGGCAAATTGCTAAAATCGCTGGCTCCACATTTGAGTTTGCCGCTGGGAGTTGTGGGGCGATGGATGCTGCGGCGATGTATTGCAGATGctttaaaagatacaattttaaagGCTTACACTTCAACATGTGATAAATGCTTTTCATAcaaagaaaaagtaaaaataataataattaaagctGTGCTGTGATTAAAAGAACCTTGTTTAtagttttaagttttgttaattaaaaagtacctaaatttaaaaaaaaaagcatttaGTTTCTATAAATAACAAGCTAATGTGATCTTTGTTCGcaattaaataagttaaagTTTCAAATAAAGCCATACTTCCTAAGTTCTTTATTGTTTGAGTGTAAATTCTAGTtaagttatatattttatgacaATGTATTTCCCTTGTTTCATAGGCCTTTTGTTTTCAATGAAGTGGTTGACTTAGAGCAGGTAACTCGGTTTCTGAATTAAGCTTTAAACACTTCCAGGGGCTGAACCGAAAGTGATTGACGTTCGGCCAACGCACGAGGTGATTGTGGCTTGGCTTCGCTTGGACTGCTGACAGCCATATCATACAACATGTGGCACACCAAGCTCTCCATCCATTCCAGACAGCGGAGGAGGACTTAAGAGATCCTGGCGTTGATGGCCGCTGAATGGACTCAAGACCCTTGACTCGGCGGCCAGAGGCAATTGTGTGATTGATGGACGCGGAGCTGGAAGGCTCCGATTGCTGGGTCAACTGAGTGACGTGGCGGCCTGGGTCTTTATCTGCAGAGGACACTCGATCCGGAGAGGTCGAGGGCCACCCAGCAGCTTTAATCACTCCAGACGCCCCTCACTAATTATGCCAGCGCCACAGGCAAGTGCACGTGCACTTGCACCACCGAAAGCACAATGCACCACCGCTCACAAACGATGTTTACATGCAATTACCGTTTCAGTGTTCCGCTGTCAACTCGAACGCCACtcgccatttgccatttgccatttgccagTTGCCGTTTGCCCTTGTTTATTACATGCCTTATGAGGCGCGGGATCCAGGTGATCCAGGGCCTTCGGGGCTCGGAATTCGGGTGGCCTGGTCCCGGTCCTGGTTGGCGGCATCCTTAATTGCACCGCTGCCGGCAATGTATCATCGCAGAGCCATTTAAGCTGCAGGAGCTGCTAAAAATGTTCGTCGCTAATGTCGCAAGTGTTTGCTGTTGGCTTATGACTCTGCTCTTGGCCAAAAACATGAAGCACGAAACACGAAACAAATGGCAAAGGAAACGAAAGCGGAAACGGATGCGGGGTTCATTTAATTGTTACTTTCTGCTTCCATGGAAAATGCTCCATGTTTGTTTCACATATGGGTTTTATCGAAGTACCACTTATCCAGGTCTCGCGCAGAGTCCTAGAGTGATTTATTTCTATAAGATGGTACACAGAAGAGAACTtgcactttttaaaaaatctattaaatatactaattgaaatattagatttaTAATTATTCCCAAATATTGTTTTCGGTtttataattaactttatgctggcagataaaaaatattccataaaCAAGGGTCTTTATCTTGATTTAAAAAGTGGATTTGCTGAATTTAAAGTATTGCTAATGCCTTAAATTTATTCCGATTCCACTGTATCAACATAGATTTCCCCAAAATTTATTCAGAGGCCCCGCCAGACATAACTAATTTATAATTCGGTTAACAGATTTGATAAGTCAATTAAAATGCTGGAAAGCCTGATAGACTTCTTGGCGGCCAAGGGTTGCTGCCAAAGCCATTTAAGTTGCTGGACAACAAATGAATTATTCATTGCCACTCGTTGTCCTGGTCGATGATTAAATCAAATCACTTCAACCCGTTGCCAATGTGCCCAAAATCCGACCCAAGGTCGCTGAAAgggccaccacccaccactCAATGGTCATTCTTATCTCGGAAAATTGTGCAAATGATGCCCGTGGGCCAAATTACCAAAGCATTCCGCCGCCCGGCAACTGTTGCGATTTCAAGGGGTTAATTGTGGCGCAGCCCGCTTAATTCGCAGAATTTTCGCTATTTGGTAAGGGTCCAAGGCTCCAAGGCTCCAAGGCTCCAAGGCTTCCAAGATTCCGAAGGAGGAAGCCAACTCCCGCTTCCTATTCGCAGTTCGTTGCCTTGGGaggaaacaaacaaacttCCAATCGACTGGAGACGCAGTTACAAAAAGGTCCGGGAAGGTCAAAGGTTGCGCCAtcgaaaaacaaagaaataaatactAGTCCCCTATATAGCACTCGCATCTATTGGGCTCCAACGAGTTTAAGCTTTTGATTAAATCAGAGGGGGCATGAGTGCATATCAAAATTCAGCAGGAACACCTTGGCTtctattttttggaatttttcgcATTCGTAACGGCTGCATGGGCCAGAAATTGAATGGACATTTTCATTCAGCAGCATTCTGGCCATTTCgctttgattttgatttccaTTTGGTGCATTGGCCATttgcttttaataaaaattcatCAAAAGCCAGCAGAACGGGCAACATCCAGAGTCGGAATCATGTGCGCCAGAAGTCATAAAAAAGGGTGAAACAATGGCGAGCGTGcaaccggaaacggaagtcgACGCAGACAAACACCAGATACGAAAGGGCGCCAGGGGAGGAAGCGGAAGGGAAGGGGAAAAGGATACGAGGCGGGCCAAGGC is part of the Drosophila biarmipes strain raj3 chromosome 2R, RU_DBia_V1.1, whole genome shotgun sequence genome and encodes:
- the LOC108022184 gene encoding luciferin 4-monooxygenase, whose protein sequence is MPTKAVFPTFFNKETKIWSGPPRPTMYAQDTSIGQIVFNSLRCWPTNVIQITDDDGTVLTNADMLAYATRIALFFKSEGLTQDDRVGIIANSSTFVIPVATACFFQATPFHAVNYSREPAIVKGLFEVTKPKIMFIDGSDYERIKEITQGWAPKLITLTGKVEGVPSIEDLVKPHPAEKIYVPASLATGGDQIAVVLCSSGTAGLPKAVALSHRHIASTNSLCISTDVLYTSATIDWMTGFSITVMNLTCGFTRIISSKPFSAETALHMVTKYKVTCLAMAPWQAYELYTSPLATPEKLASLNIAFVIGGWISLALLRKAQELMPRTYVMFSYGTTETGVVTINVDHSLECSVGRLAPGMRIKVLGEDGQQLGPNQTGEVLIDIGLKWEGYLANPADTAATLQDGWINLGDLGYFDEDNNLYLVDRKKDLLKYKSKHYWPNEIEQIIAELPEVEHVCVVGVRDARYGDAAGALIIKKEGAEIEEQKVIDHVAQRVVVDYKQLNAGVIFVDKFPKNANGKVMRSLARDVFQETKPISF